The proteins below are encoded in one region of Brassica napus cultivar Da-Ae chromosome A6, Da-Ae, whole genome shotgun sequence:
- the LOC106359979 gene encoding endoglucanase 16-like, producing the protein MGSPGDKARRNVVIRAILLGLISIVCVNGTIINYKEALTKSLIFLEAQRSGKLPPNNRVPWRGDSALDDGKLANVDLAGGYYDAGDNVKYGLPMAFTITTLAWSTINYEKELHAAGELENTRAAIRWGTDYLLKCASRENRLYVQVGDPNADHKCWARPENMQTPRTVLEISDKDPGTEIAAETAAALAASSIVFRHIDHMYSRQLLNKAKLLFKLAKSHKGTYDGACPFYCSNSGYNDELLWAATWLYKATRIEVYLSYLKFEAISAYVAEFSWDLKYAGAQILILEMIFEGAKGLDLYKQQADSFICSNIPESQYHQVFTTPGGLIHLRDGANTQYVTATAFLFSAYADILQKHNQKITCGSKQFDSTNLMAFAKKQIDYILGHNPKGRSYMVGFGPNPPMQAHHRGASVPVAEGNEPLSCPMSFVKWFNKNQPNANELTGAIVGGPDRQDNFQDFRWTSAYTEPCTYINSIAVGVLAKLAATA; encoded by the exons ATGGGTAGTCCTGGGGATAAAGCAAGAAGAAATGTTGTGATTAGGGCTATATTGTTGGGTCTCATAAGCATTGTATGTGTGAATGGTACTATCATTAATTACAAGGAAGCCTTAACCAAATCCCTAATCTTCTTGGAGGCTCAAAGATCAGGCAAACTTCCTCCTAACAATAGGGTTCCGTGGAGAGGTGATTCTGCTCTTGATGATGGCAAACTCGCAAAT GTAGATTTGGCGGGAGGGTACTATGACGCAGGAGACAATGTGAAATATGGTCTTCCAATGGCGTTCACGATAACAACGCTGGCTTGGTCCACCATTAACTATGAAAAAGAACTCCATGCCGCTGGAGAGCTCGAAAACACTCGTGCAGCAATCCGTTGGGGAACGGATTATTTACTCAAATGTGCTTCTCGCGAGAACCGCCTCTATGTTCAG GTTGGTGATCCAAACGCGGATCACAAGTGTTGGGCGAGGCCTGAGAACATGCAAACGCCAAGGACGGTGTTGGAGATAAGTGATAAAGATCCTGGCACAGAAATCGCGGCCGAAACTGCCGCTGCACTGGCTGCTTCCTCCATCGTTTTCCGCCACATAGACCACATGTACTCCCGCCAGCTCCTCAACAAAGCCAAATTG CTCTTCAAGCTAGCCAAGAGCCACAAGGGTACATACGATGGAGCATGCCCTTTCTACTGTTCTAACTCTGGTTACAAC GACGAGTTACTATGGGCGGCAACATGGTTATACAAAGCAACAAGGATTGAGGTGTACCTTAGCTATCTCAAATTTGAAGCCATAAGTGCTTACGTCGCTGAGTTTAGCTGGGATCTAAAATACGCCGGTGCGCAGATCCTGATTCTTGAG atGATATTCGAAGGCGCAAAAGGACTTGATCTATACAAACAACAAGCTGATAGTTTCATCTGCTCAAATATCCCGGAGAGTCAGTACCACCAAGTGTTCACTACCCCAG GTGGTCTGATTCACTTAAGGGATGGAGCGAACACTCAATATGTCACGGCGACAGCCTTCTTGTTCTCGGCCTACGCCGATATTCTCCAGAAACACAACCAAAAGATCACTTGCGGAAGCAAACAATTTGATTCAACAAATCTCATGGCCTTCGCGAAAAAacaa ATTGACTACATATTAGGGCATAACCCAAAAGGAAGATCGTACATGGTTGGATTCGGACCAAACCCGCCAATGCAAGCCCACCACAGAGGAGCCTCGGTTCCAGTGGCTGAAGGCAACGAGCCATTAAGCTGCCCAATGAGCTTTGTGAAATGGTTCAACAAGAACCAGCCTAATGCTAACGAGTTGACAGGAGCCATCGTGGGAGGACCCGACCGTCAAGATAATTTCCAAGATTTCCGGTGGACCTCTGCTTACACGGAGCCTTGCACTTACATCAACTCTATCGCCGTGGGTGTTCTCGCTAAGCTTGCCGCCACGGCTTAG